The Arachis hypogaea cultivar Tifrunner chromosome 16, arahy.Tifrunner.gnm2.J5K5, whole genome shotgun sequence genome contains a region encoding:
- the LOC112754720 gene encoding F-box protein SKIP24 — MSLLPDELWRRILEIGIENRSFNYKTLCCISITCRRLRLLSAEDPLWNRLLSNDFPLNHNVTPSSLPSSSSAKSIYKFRFERDKERRVAAHRRAVLRKESQVAEHSRRLRAIETRINQETSKMRETVAELSNLRRVRQASVALNVWQPEVVRGRQKQMVEQSVVPAESRIHALEMELRLCRQQIIGLEMSYQEEKRRHDTAKEELESINYHPVQEYNAVTATENGHIIKRKKLKRCNSSHEKQCKAS; from the exons ATGTCCTTACTCCCCGACGAGCTCTGGAGGCGAATCCTCGAAATCGGAATTGAAAATCGCAGCTTCAACTACAAGACTCTCTGCTGTATCTCCATCACCTGCCGCCGCCTCCGCCTCCTCTCCGCCGAAGACCCTCTTTGGAACCGCCTTCTCTCCAATGACTTCCCCCTCAACCACAACGTTACCCCTTCctctctcccttcttcttcttctgcaaaatCCATTTATAAGTTCAG GTTTGAGAGAGACAAGGAGAGGAGAGTAGCGGCTCATAGGAGAGCAGTGCTGAGAAAAGAAAGCCAAGTTGCTGAACATTCTAGAAGGCTTCGTGCCATTGAGACTCGGATCAATCAAGAGACTTCCAAGATGAGAGAAACTGTTGCAGAGTTGTCCAATTTGCGCAGGGTCAG GCAAGCTTCTGTGGCTTTGAATGTTTGGCAACCGGAGGTTGTTCGAGGTAGGCAAAAGCAGATGGTGGAACAAAGTGTTGTGCCTGCTGAATCTCGAATACATGCGCTTGAAATGGAACTTAGGCTTTGTAGGCAACAGATTATCGGGTTGGAGATGTCCTAT CAAGAGGAAAAGCGCAGACATGATACTGCAAAGGAAGAGTTAGAATCCATAAATTATCATCCTGTTCAGGAGTATAATGCTGTGACTGCCACGGAAAATGGGCACATCATCAAGCGGAAGAAGTTGAAAAGATGCAATAGCT cacatgaaaaacaatgtaAAGCTTCATAG